ATTCGTAATTCGTAATTCGTAATTCCCAATTCCCTACTCTAACAAAAATATTATGATCAAATTTATTAAAAGAAATAAAGATAAAATTGCGATCGCTTTCTCAATATTTTTATTAGAAATAAATCCTGTTTTTGCCTCTGAAAGTCTGTCTCAGCCTTTAGATGGCTTTGAAAATTTGTGTTTAAATCAAGAAAATTTGAGTTTAGAAACGAAAAAAACCTTTGATTTATTATTAGGAATAACTCAAACAAAAGACTGTAAAACAGCTAATAAAATTCTATCTCTACAAACCCAATTAAATTTAAGTGGGTATGGAATTAAGGATTTAAGTCCCTTAAGTTATTTTTCTCAACTGCAAATTTTGTATTTAAGTGGAAATCAAATCTCTGATTTAACGCCCTTAGCTAATTTAACAAATTTAAAAGGGTTAGTGCTCGATGTTAATCAAATTAGAGATTTAACGCCTATTTCTTCCCTAACCCAACTAGAAACTTTGATTTTAGATACTAATCAAATTAATGACCTAACACCTCTTGGAGGTTTAAAAAACTTAAAAAATCTAGTGTTATTTGATAATCAAATTCAGGATATTACCCCATTAAAATCTTTAGTGGCTTTAAAAAAATTATCCTTATATGGAAACCAAATCAAAAATATTACGCCCCTACAATCTTTAATAAAACTCAGCTATTTAGCCTTATATGATAATCAAATTACTAATTTAACCTCGATCAGCAATTTAACTCATCTGAAACAACTACTACTATTTAACAATCAAATTGCTGATTTAACCCCCCTCGCCTCTTTAACCGATCTCAAGCAATTAACTCTATTTGATAATCAAATTTCCGATATTCGTCCTTTAGCGACCTTAACGAATTTAACCGAACTTTCCCTCGGAAATAACCCCATTTCCGATTTAACTCCTTTACAAGCCTTGAGGAATCTAAAAATCCTCAGCTTGTTTAATGCTCCCGTGTCGGATATCACCGCTCTGCAAGAATTAACGCAATTAATTACATTAGATTTGTATAATACTAAAGTTTCCGATAGTCGCCCGTTGCAAAGCTTGACCAACCTAACCGGATTAGATTTAAGAGGGAATCCCTTGACAGAACCTAGTTGTCCAGTTAAAACCAACTTAACTTGTCGTTTTTAGTTGAGCTAGGATAATCCCTATGACTTATTTTCTCTAAAATCCACAGAAATAGTGACCGCATTGACTAAATACTGAATCACGGCGCGATAAATTAGAGAAATAGAGTCAGGTCAGAAGTCAGAATTTTCACCATTCTTTAAAATTTAGGTGAGTCAATCATGCTTGACTAGCAAGCGGGAGAATCTTATGACCTTTGAAGAGATCTATCAATTTTTCCAAGAACCCCCGCCTATCTATCTCAATAAAGAACTGGCGGTTTGCTACATTTTGTCTGTTTTTCTCCAAGGGGACTCCTATGGAACCGAACTGATTGAACGATTGGAAGAAGAATATTCCACCTATCGATTGTCCGATACGGTTCTCTATAGTGCTCTGAAGTTCCTCGAAAAACAAGGAACGATTACGGGATACTGGCAGAAAGTTGAAGGTAGAGGTCGTCCTCGGAGGATGTACCAAATCATCCCTGAATATAAACATCAGGCTCAAGAGTTGGCACGGCTTTGGTCTGAATATACATCTCGTCAAGGTAAATTTATGTAAACTACAAATCAACGAGTAACACTTCTAAGACTAGACTGGTTTAACCTATGATGATTCCCGTAATCCCTTCGACTTTCGTGCTAACGCTGTTACTAGCTATTGGGTTATTCTTTTTTGTTCGGGCTTCGATCAAAGATCGAATTGAGCAAGAGAAGCTCATTGCTGAACAGGAGGCGGACTCTCTGCTCAGGCAAATTCAGCAGTATTTTGCGTCACGAGCCTATCGTGTTACGGAGTTAAATCGGGAAGACAATCAAATTACCTTTGAGGGGCTAGTCCGCCCCAGTTGGTTTTTAGCCATCTTCTTAACCCTGTTAACAGCCGTGGGACTGTTATGTCTAGGGTTAGTGCTATCGATGGCTATTCCCAACACGGGCAAACTCTCTTGGGGGCTGGTGTTGCTTTCGCCCCTAGCGGGTTGGTTTTATTGGCAAGGGGCCGGGCGTCCAGAACAAGTCTCTCTCAAGCTAGATGCTGTTCTCGATCAGGGAAACCAAACTCAAAGTTTAATTACCGTAACCGCTCACCGAGACGAACTAGCAACGCTCAAACAAGCACTCCACCTCAAACCCTGCGAATAATTTCCCTCAAACCCTGATTAGAAGCGCAGACTCCTGTGTTAGTTGGCAAAAAGAGATTCAATCAACTTTTAACCGACTCAACGCCAAGAGAAAAATTGCCCCGATTGACCTCTTTCCACCAGACACATCCGGTTCCTTTCTCTTGCGCCTGCCTTATAGGAGTTAAGGACTGAAGCTCATGTTGGTGATGGCTATCATCAAGGATCAGGGATCAGGGATCAGGGATCAGGGATCAGGGATCAGGGATCATAGCTCAAGAAAAGTTCCGCATTCAGAAAACCCTTTCAATTTCAACAGGAGAATGTTGCCGAGAACATCAGGACTTCTGGACTTTAAACCCCCTTAACAGTAGTGGAAGCGGAAGACATCGGTGTTGCTTTTTCCACTAGCTGTTTGAGACTGGGGAATAAAAAGTGATTTTCTTCAACATACTGAGCCCCAAACAGACCCTTTTCAGCCCAGAAGTAACGGTCTGTGGTATGCTCATTTCGCTTGACAAGAAGCAAAGCAGGAGGAATAATCCCCTCAGCATGGATAAACTTGCGAGCAGCCGTTACAGGTTTATCTTCGCCACTCGAAATGCTATATTGAGGCACACATTCTAAAATTCTACGTCCTTCTTGTCTGCGACGGCTTTTACGCTTACGTCTTCTAGCCAACTTGTTGACCTCCTTTTTAAGCAGGCGGGTTGTAAATATAGCTACAAAATCCGAAAGAAGTATATCTGTTCTAGTTCAAAATTTCAAGCTGTTTTAATAGATTGATACAAAAGAGGGTTGACAGTTGGCGGTTGTTGGTTATCAGTTAACCCTCAGCATCTCCTCTGTCAATCATTAACACTCAACCGTTATGATGATCACAGCAAGTTCTGAGTTTGTTCAACTATGTCGCACTCAACTGTCGTTGACGGCGAGTTTAGGCGCGTCGTTGAGTGTGGTCTACTTAGCGGAGGCTTGGGTGGATGAGGAACAGAAGAAACTGATTCCCATCGCTACTTACCCGGAGACATCCCTGGAGGATTTGCAACTTCCGGGTGTGATGCCTTTACCAGAAACCTTAATGCCGACCTTACCCCGCTTATTAACCGCAGAACTGGAGGCGAAAACCAACATCCTCTTACCGACGGAGGAGATTAACGATTTTTCCCAGACGGAAACGGACGCGGATAAACCGATGGAGGAAACAGCCTCCTGGCAACAACGCTGTCAAACGGTTTTACCTCTAATTCAAGAAGAAGTGGTTTTAGGCTTTTTAGTCACCGGACGCCATGATCGACCTTGGAATCCAGAGGAGTACCGCCAACTGCAAGCGATCGCTCATACTTTAGCTATTGCCTGTATTTTAGATCAACGCGGCCAATGGTGGCAACAACAATTAGGACAACAGCAACACCTACAAGCGCAACAGGCTGATGCCCTTCATAATATCTTCCATCAACTCAAAAGTCCGCTCACGGCTGTTCGTACCTTTGGGAAATTATTATTAAAGCGACTGCTGCTGGAAGATAAAAATTATCCCATTGCTAATAGTATTTTGCGGGAGAGCGATCGCATCCAAGAATTGTTGCAACAAGCGGATCAAACCTTAGAACGCAAAGACTCCCCCCTAAGTCTACCTCTAACGGTGGATTCTGTCTCGATTTCGACGCCCCCATCGGCAGAAAATTTTTCCCCGTCTTCGGCGTTAGCGTTGATCAGCACCTGTGATCAACTCGAACCCCTAGAATTGTCTGAGGTGTTATCACCGTTAATTTTATCCACCCAAGCCATCGCCGAAGAACGACAACTCCAGTGTCAAGTTGACCTCCCCCCCAAATTACCCGCCATCCAGGGGAATCGTAAAGCCTTACGAGAAGTTTTGAGTAATCTCCTCGATAACGCCTTAAAATATACTCCACCGGGCGGAAAACTTTGGATTCGAGTGCAACGGAACAAACCCACTCAAAAACGGAAACCTCAACCCCCGCAAGTCGGAATTGGGATTAGCGATAATGGCCCTGGAATTCCCCCAGCAGATTTAGAGCATTTATTTGAACGTCACTATCGGGGTGTCCAAGGAAATTCGGAAATTCCAGGGACAGGTTTAGGATTAGCGATCGCAAAAGCCTTAGTTGAACAAATGCACGGAGAGATTCAAGTATTTTCTCCCGTTCATCCCGCCTGGGTATCGGAGGATAACATTTCCTCCCCTAATCTTCCCAGAGGAACAACATTTATCGTTTGGTTAAAGGTTGTAACCCCTAATAGAGAATTGAACAAGATTTGATAAAATTATCCTTTCTTAACGGATGTTGTACTTATCCCCAAGCCAATACTCGTGTTGGGTGTAATTACAAACGCTTCTGAGTTCAAGAATTGATCCCTTTCCTCTTAGCAAATTTACCCGATTTAAAACCCATGAGTTCATCTGCTAATTCTGATAATATTATCAATAACCCTGTGAATTCTTCCCTGCCTTTAGAAGACAATTCTACCAAACCAATCCCTTATGTTGCTCAAGAAGATATCATTTATCGCGCCTTTGATCGGAAAACGGTCTGTCGGGTTTTGAGTCAAGCTCATATTTATGTTTCCATTCGCTGGACAAGAACCCATCTTTATATTGGAATTCCGAGTACCGTTTTAGCCGCCGTTGCGGGTGTACAAGCCATCTCCAGTTTAGGAGGAAATTATCAATTAGTTTCCATGATTATTCCAGTTTTAGTGGCTATTCTCGCACCCTTGTTAACCTTTTTAGATCCCAATGGTAAAGCAAATACCCATTTAGTCGCCTCCAGAGTTTATGAACAAATGGCAGATCAATATGATTCTTTTTTACTCAAATGTCGTTTAGAACCCCGATCCATTCAAGAAGAACTTAATGATTTAGTTCAAATTAATTCTGCATATAGTGAAAGTAAAAAATCCCTTCCAGCTTGTCCAGAATGGGCCTATCAACAAGCCCTTCACACGGAAAATGCCATCCAAAAACTGATTCCTGATGAACTAAAAAAGGCAGGAGGTCATAATAGATTTAGGACGAATTCTCCCTCTTGAATTATCGACAAATTGAACATAGTTAAACACCTTTTGATTTCCGTAGAAGCAGGTTTGAGTTCACCTTTGAATATCTACCTAAAACCAACCCAAAACTACTTCTACGGGATGGAGGCTTAAATGAATAAAATACCATCTGATTTAGAAGGATTAGAAATTACTCCAGGGGAAATCAAACATTGGAGCGGTGTCAGCCCGAATTTATTGTATCGACCTGCTACACTCAAAAAATTGATGGGAGAAGGTTTAAAAACTTTTAGCATTGCGGTATTATTATTAATCAGTTATTGGATTTGGAGTTTGATTTTTCCTGAAATTTCCTTAATCTTTATCATGATTTATTTAATCATTGGAGTTCTATTAATCCTTGAGGATAGTATCAAATTTTGGAACACCTTAACCCGTCCCCAGTTTGTTAAACTCTGTAATCAAGTTGATCGTTATAACGCAATGGTTAAAGCCTTAAGCATTTATGATCAACTCGAAGCAACGGAACATTCCCCAGGAAAATTAAACAATAGAGCAGCAATTATTGAAGCCTTAAACTTAATTAGAACCGAATTAATTAGAGGATTAAAAATAGAACGAACCTTAAAAAAGCATCAAAAATTTATTCAGCAACATTCAGAACTATTTGACCCCAATTTTACCGCCTTAACCGTCTTACAAACAGAAGAACCCACAACAGAACAAGGAAGACTCCTCTATCAAGCCTTTGAAATTGCTTCAGAAGTTTATCTACACTTAAAACAACTTCAGGCTCAACAAACTTCCCGTTAAGTGGTAGGCTGTTCTTAATATCCTATAAATCCTCCGATGGCCTCAACACAATTTTGAGAGGAACTCCAA
This genomic stretch from Planktothrix serta PCC 8927 harbors:
- a CDS encoding leucine-rich repeat domain-containing protein, whose product is MIKFIKRNKDKIAIAFSIFLLEINPVFASESLSQPLDGFENLCLNQENLSLETKKTFDLLLGITQTKDCKTANKILSLQTQLNLSGYGIKDLSPLSYFSQLQILYLSGNQISDLTPLANLTNLKGLVLDVNQIRDLTPISSLTQLETLILDTNQINDLTPLGGLKNLKNLVLFDNQIQDITPLKSLVALKKLSLYGNQIKNITPLQSLIKLSYLALYDNQITNLTSISNLTHLKQLLLFNNQIADLTPLASLTDLKQLTLFDNQISDIRPLATLTNLTELSLGNNPISDLTPLQALRNLKILSLFNAPVSDITALQELTQLITLDLYNTKVSDSRPLQSLTNLTGLDLRGNPLTEPSCPVKTNLTCRF
- a CDS encoding PadR family transcriptional regulator, whose translation is MTFEEIYQFFQEPPPIYLNKELAVCYILSVFLQGDSYGTELIERLEEEYSTYRLSDTVLYSALKFLEKQGTITGYWQKVEGRGRPRRMYQIIPEYKHQAQELARLWSEYTSRQGKFM
- a CDS encoding cofactor assembly of complex C subunit B, whose translation is MMIPVIPSTFVLTLLLAIGLFFFVRASIKDRIEQEKLIAEQEADSLLRQIQQYFASRAYRVTELNREDNQITFEGLVRPSWFLAIFLTLLTAVGLLCLGLVLSMAIPNTGKLSWGLVLLSPLAGWFYWQGAGRPEQVSLKLDAVLDQGNQTQSLITVTAHRDELATLKQALHLKPCE
- a CDS encoding DUF3155 domain-containing protein, which produces MARRRKRKSRRRQEGRRILECVPQYSISSGEDKPVTAARKFIHAEGIIPPALLLVKRNEHTTDRYFWAEKGLFGAQYVEENHFLFPSLKQLVEKATPMSSASTTVKGV
- a CDS encoding GAF domain-containing sensor histidine kinase, encoding MMITASSEFVQLCRTQLSLTASLGASLSVVYLAEAWVDEEQKKLIPIATYPETSLEDLQLPGVMPLPETLMPTLPRLLTAELEAKTNILLPTEEINDFSQTETDADKPMEETASWQQRCQTVLPLIQEEVVLGFLVTGRHDRPWNPEEYRQLQAIAHTLAIACILDQRGQWWQQQLGQQQHLQAQQADALHNIFHQLKSPLTAVRTFGKLLLKRLLLEDKNYPIANSILRESDRIQELLQQADQTLERKDSPLSLPLTVDSVSISTPPSAENFSPSSALALISTCDQLEPLELSEVLSPLILSTQAIAEERQLQCQVDLPPKLPAIQGNRKALREVLSNLLDNALKYTPPGGKLWIRVQRNKPTQKRKPQPPQVGIGISDNGPGIPPADLEHLFERHYRGVQGNSEIPGTGLGLAIAKALVEQMHGEIQVFSPVHPAWVSEDNISSPNLPRGTTFIVWLKVVTPNRELNKI
- a CDS encoding SLATT domain-containing protein, with the protein product MIPFLLANLPDLKPMSSSANSDNIINNPVNSSLPLEDNSTKPIPYVAQEDIIYRAFDRKTVCRVLSQAHIYVSIRWTRTHLYIGIPSTVLAAVAGVQAISSLGGNYQLVSMIIPVLVAILAPLLTFLDPNGKANTHLVASRVYEQMADQYDSFLLKCRLEPRSIQEELNDLVQINSAYSESKKSLPACPEWAYQQALHTENAIQKLIPDELKKAGGHNRFRTNSPS